The region AAGTATATAATAGAGTAATTACCGAAAATGAGGCAATCAAACGGAGTTTTGCAGCGAGAATCCATTGAAGTGGGAatggaaatgaaatgaaatgaaatggaAGAGAAGTTTGTTTTGGTGATTGGAAATATCAGAATTTTGAGAGGTGTAATAGAAAGAGCAGAGCAGGGGATTTGAGGAGGTGGCAGGGAGGGGTATTTATAGCAAATGggaaagaagagagagagatGGTGTGCTGAGTCACCGTCCAAATCTTCACTTCATAATTGTCTGTTCATTGACGAAACTGTCCTCAACTATCTACTGCCAATGCCTTCGTCTATAATCTCTCtgtctattttaaaaattcttactattttatttttcgttccattttaaaaatttatttatgtttttagataaaatttaaatttaaattgtgcaTTGCctccttatttttttattcaaataaaaaatcaatacaTCTaacacaatttataaaaatcattataaataaaaatgataataattttatgtttttttaaacgTGTAAAATACAATGCgacttttaaaagaaaatggagggagtataaataTGAACAAGTGGTCGGTCATTTCCACCTTTAGATTTATGCGTCATAACCAATTAATCTACATTTAgtaaatttaatcaattatgaatattattatcttaTTGTAGGTCTATTcatctcaaatatataaattaaatgtaTTCACGGGCCGCAATTattcaatttgaaaattaattggCCTAAAATTAAAGAGTATTGTTTAGTTGATAAAATTGTCGTGTGAGTTAATTAATCGTGATGTATATAATTAGTCATTGTGGTAGTTTGTTAGGTgtataatcaaaacgacacaactttaattttaattaattcagttGGAttgattattaaaaacaaattaaattaacaaatttttttatcgtttttagCTGTAACTAGATCAAATTTTACCaacaaattataattcaaatggtataacCATTGGACATTATTCTGCTAAAATCGTCgattcaattaattttacaaaCGCTTTGCCTTTCTCGATcatcattaaaataatcaaatttcaatttacaaatttaatttaattatgcgAATAATACGAAACTGATCCCATCCATTCCAATCCagtagaataaaaatatatcataatttaccACTATAAACTGGACACGTTGTCATCTTCACTTTAAGGAGAAGACGAGGCATTTGGATAATTCTAGATCAAACCTGTCAAAATGCTATGAAAGTTCAGAGATATTTATTTGTAGTTGTCCTTCTGAGTTCTGCATGTAAATTGTGTGGGGAATATTTGAAAGATGTActgatacaatttttttttttataattggggatGGAGAGCGCTTGTGgtaggaattgaacccacggtCTTGACAGTTCGCTGTCTagcttatactatttgagttaCACCTCCTTGGTTATACTGATACAATTATACTATTTCCATTCACAACAAAATGTAATAGGtatgaattaaaattttctactctaattctaaaaaaaaaattatactctaTATGTGATTGTTTTCATAGCTAtccaaaaatatatttcatttacATCCATATCTAATTTTTGTCGagtaaaaatttctaaaaaatatatatattaaatttatatatattttataactcaaaataaggacattttaatataaaataaaacacttaTATCCATTACGCAAAATAGAACACCACTACCTCATCTGACCATCGCCcgtaaactttaaaaattaaaccctaaactctataaattaaagttgaaaaaataaacCATAAATTCTAAACTCATAGTGATGGGTAAAATAAgactataaatattttaaggtatCAATATAAACTCTTAGCAATAAtgctaatataaatataaacttgataAAAAGTGAATTGTATAAGGTATAATTTTTTCTACATAAATGAATCGTGAAATGATATAATTGACTAATTTAAAAAAGGCTTAAATgtacaaaaaatcaccaactttcgcgtgtttttggtatttaacacgaacttttaattttggcgtaaaaatacatgaactatcaaatGTTTGCATATAAGACGAAGTTtgcatatattttttcaaaaaacgatgtcgttttaaggcaaaaacggtgccgttttatgggggaaacggtgccgttttatgggggaaacggtgtcgttttatgcCCAAAATGATGTtcgtgttattattgcaaaaatcagatagctcgtgtatttttatgccaaaattaaaagtttgtgttaaataccaaaaacacgcgaaagttggtaattttttatgcatttaagccattaaaaaaataataataatgtagGGACTTTgggttatgtttttttttcttggaaaataatataattattaatatgtcaatattattaaaaataaaatagattgcTCACGCATTTTAGCAAATTCTTTTTGTAAAATTAGAAttacacaaaaaataaaaatagaattacaAGATTTCCTTATTTTCatccttttttaattttgtaagaaataaataaaataagataaaacaCAAACAAGGATCCATTACTATAATATCATTCCATTGAGATACAGAAGTAGAAAAATGTCCAAgctttagaaattaaattaacatatagataataaataagcatataaaaaacaaaataaaaacattatattcTACTTTCATTCTGAAAATGCCTACAACTTCTAGTATTGTGCTTCTGATGGGGGCTCCTTTGTATTAATTTTCTTAAGCATGTTCTTGCTTCCCATGCCCATATATGAATCTTGCTGTTCCTTCAGTGTATACATGAGTTTCATTGTTCAGTCTGcaatataatatatacatataagatAAAAATCAGTACTCGTTTTAATTAATTACGgatagaaaaatattaattcgtACAAAACGTAATTAACTTGTTTCGATTAGTAAATTAGGCCTTACGATTTGCGGACGGCTTTGCTCAAGATAGAGGCAGATGAAAATGTTTTACCATCAAGGTACCTATTCTCTCCTTTTATATTCTGTTTTATTCTTAAATCTAACTCATCAGCATTTAGCACCAATGGCGAATCTGAAGCCTGTTAATTACaatcataataattaattagttttgtcaaattttcttataaaaaaagataataaagTTGTTAATTAGTAGAAAATACCATGATCCATCCCCAAGTATCAGCATAGGATGGAATATGAGCCGAGTAAGGCACAACATCTGCACATAAGTACTTGTTAAAAAATGACTAGTTCAAGGgactaatttatcaaaaaaaattaattttcgtATTAATTACTCATCCCATACAAGTTGAGGGGACAAATTGTTACTTTAAGTCcttagattaactttttttttccttttgtttcTTTACAAGAAAGTTCAAAAATCGATTTTGGGTACTTACATTTGAAGACCTGCCTTAAAGTGTTGTAGATGCAAGAGAAAACTTCTGTATGGCTGAAAATTCCAGCTGGTCCTGCctacataattttaaaaaacgttggtattaattaattacatttttccaattgtaaaaataaacaaagtaTAGGTACCTGTGTGACAAAAATGCCACCCGGATTAAGTCTGGGTTTAACAGTAAATTCATAAAAGGATTTGGTGTAGAGTTTGTAACATGGGCCTCCTTCTATTGGGTCTGCCAAATCCCCTATTATCACATCATAGCAATCTTTCTTACTTTCTAGCTCATTCCtgcaaattttatatttctaattatttcttcttgattaattaattaatcaattatatattaatttttttaaatagtcaGAATAAAACCTGGCATCATTGATAATTATATCAAGTCTTGCATCACAGAAAGCTTCTTTGTTCACAGCCAAGTATGCCTTGCAGAAGTCTACCACCTCCTGCTCCataaattcattaaattgtGCTCAATTggattatataattaatattttatttatacatgACATAGAGAAtacaaataatgaaaaatagaCATTTGTTCATATTTCACttagaaataaaataagaagACACATAATGATGATAATGAATTGATTATCAGTTTCTTTAgagaataatttaaaatttaaaatttaaaaatttgagatttgagtttttttattagtctattataataacaaaaatatgcATCATTAAGGGCACTAAaagggaaaagaaaaagaaatatatgAATATTTGTAACCTTACCCAAGTAGTAATAAAGAGAAATAAGAATAATTCATAATGGGATCACtgtattttacttatttttcatttcagttacTGTGCTTTGGTTTGTTTTGATGACTactctataattttattttaacaagaAGGATTTATGGtcatcgaaaaaaaaaaatcaagttaatttttaattaattacataagTACATATAGTATAAAGTaggcttaatggcgtaaaaaatcataaattttagcgtattttgcaaatttaacataaactttcaattttagaaaattaatacacaaacttttgattttttgcaattttagtaccgatcaattttccttcaaa is a window of Mercurialis annua linkage group LG2, ddMerAnnu1.2, whole genome shotgun sequence DNA encoding:
- the LOC126667008 gene encoding thermospermine synthase ACAULIS5-like, with the protein product MGDLFCADENSNGVINGKLGHSSPNGYRKSCWYEEEIEENLRWSFALNSILHTGASKYQDIALLDTKPFGKALVIDGKLQSAEVDEFIYHESLVHPPLLHHPNAKTIFIMGGGEGSTAREILRHKTVEKVVMCDIDEEVVDFCKAYLAVNKEAFCDARLDIIINDARNELESKKDCYDVIIGDLADPIEGGPCYKLYTKSFYEFTVKPRLNPGGIFVTQAGPAGIFSHTEVFSCIYNTLRQVFKYVVPYSAHIPSYADTWGWIMASDSPLVLNADELDLRIKQNIKGENRYLDGKTFSSASILSKAVRKSLNNETHVYTEGTARFIYGHGKQEHA